The genomic segment CAGGCCTTGCCGAACGCGACCGCGTCGGGCATCGAATAGCCGTGGGCCAGCGCGCATGCGGTCGCCGCACCCAACGTGTCGCCGGCGCCGTGGTCGTGGCCGGTGTCTACCCGCGGGGCGTCGAACTCGTGGAAGTCGGTGCCGTCGTACAGCAGATCGGGACTGTGCGTCGACCCCCGCAGATGGCCACCCTTGACCAGCGCCCACTGCGGGCCCAACGCGTGCAGCGCCTTGGCGGCGTCGCGCTGGGTCTGCTCGTCGACGACGTCGATGCCGACCAGCAGCCGCACCTCGTCGAGGTTGGGCGTGACGAGGCTGGCCAGCGGGAACAGTTCGGTACGCAGGGTCTCCAGCGCCGAGGGATGCAGCAGCGGGTCACCGTGCATAGACGCGCAGACCGGGTCGACGACGAACGGCGTCGTGCCCGCCAGGCCGAGGTCACGCCAGGTGCCCGCCACCGTTTCGATGATCTGCGAAGAGGCCAGCATGCCGGTCTTGGCGGCCTGCACGCCGATGTCGGTCACCACCGCTTCGATCTGACCGGCGATCACGTCGGTCGGAATCTCGTGAAACCCCTTGACGCCCAACGAATTTTGTACGGTCACTGCGGTCACCGCCACCAGTGAGTGCACGCCGAGCAGCGCGAAGGTTCGCATATCGGCCTGGATGCCCGCGCCACCGCCGGAGTCCGAGCCCGCGATCGTCATGACCCGCGGTGGGGTCTGGCCCGGCGGGGTCAGGGGGAGGAAATTCACGGCACTGAGTTTTCCAGAGGGATGTAGACGCGGTTGCCGTGTGCGGCGAACTCCTCGGATTTGGTGGCCATCGCGTCGCGAATGTCCTGCGTGATGCGCATGGAGCAGAACTTCGGCCCGCACATCGAGCAGAAGTGTGCCGTCTTGGCGGGCTCGGCGGGCAGGGTTTCGTCGTGGAATTCGCGGGCGGTGTCGGGATCCAGCGAGAGCGCGAACTGGTCGTGCCAGCGAAAGTCGAACCGGGCCCGGGACAGGGCGTCGTCGCGCTCCTGCGCACGCGGGTGGCCCTTGGCCAGATCGGCGGCGTGGGCGGCGATTTTGTAGGCGATCACCCCGTCCTTGACATCCTTGCGGTTGGGCAGGCCGAGGTGTTCCTTGGGCGTGACGTAGCACAGCATCGCGGTACCGGCCTGCGCGATGATCGCCGCGCCGATCGCCGATGTGATGTGGTCATAGCCGGGCGCGATGTCGGTGGCCAACGGTCCCAGCGTGTAGAACGGGGCCTCCTCGCACAGCTCCTCCTCGAGGCGGACGTTCTCGACGATCTTGTGCATCGGCACGTGGCCGGGGCCTTCGATCATCACCTGCACCCCAGCGGCTTTCGCGACCTTCGTCAGCTCACCCAGGGTGGCCAGCTCGGCGAACTGCGCGTCGTCGTTGGCGTCGGCGATCGAGCCGGGCCGCAGACCGTCACCCAGTGAGAAGGTGACGTCGTAGCGGGCGAGGATCGTGCACAATTCCTCGAAGTTGGTGTACAGGAACGACTCTCGGTGATGGGCCAGACACCAGGCGGCCATGATGGACCCGCCGCGGCTGACGATTCCGGTGACCCGCTTGACGGTCAGCGGGATGTGTCGCAGCAGCACGCCGGCGTGCACGGTCATGTAGTCCACGCCCTGCTCGCACTGCTCGATCACGGTGTCGCGGTAGATCTCCCACGTCAACAGGGTGGGGTCACCCTTGACTTTTTCCAGGGCCTGATACATCGGCACGGTGCCGACCGGGACCGGCGAGTTGCGCAGGACCCATTCGCGGGTGGTGTGGATGTCGGCGCCGGTGGACAGGTCCATGATGGTGTCGGCGCCCCATCGGGTGGCCCACACCATCTTGTCGACCTCCTCGGCGATCGACGACGTGACCGCCGAATTGCCGATATTGGCATTGACTTTCACGGCGAAGGCCTTGCCGATGATCATCGGCTCGCTCTCCGGGTGGCGATGGTTGGCGGGAATCACCGCACGACCGCGCGCCACCTCGTCGCGGACGAGTTCGGCCGACACTCCTTCGCGTGCTGCGATGAACGCCATCTCCGCGGTGATCTCACCGGCGCGCGCCCGCTGCAACTGGGTGCCGCGGTCGGTGACCACCCCGGGCCGGGCAGGCAGGCCGGCGTGCAGATCGATCACCGCGTCGGCGTCGGTGTACGGACCCGAGGTGTCATAGAGATCGAGGTGATCGCCGTCGGTGAGATTCACCCGGCGAAACGGAACGCCGTCGCGGTAGATCTTCGTGCTACCGGCGATCGGGCCGGTGGTAACGGTGGGATCGACAAATACATCGGTCATCTTCACTCCCTACGCCGGCATTACCCGGACAGGTTCTACGGTCGACGGCCCCGAGCCGTCCTCTCAGCGCACTGTCGTGTGCGCTCCCGTGTGGTTGGTTTCCGTCGCCCACGCTATCAGCCGAAGCTGGGGCAAGCCGATCGAGTTTCACCTTTGGCAGCGGCCTACTCGATCTTTCGCTGCGAAAGGTGAAAATCGGATCCCTGGCCTTGCTCAAGGCCGCCAGCCGCGGGCTAGGAGGAGCCGCCGAGCGCGCTCGATGATCTCGTCGTCACGGTCTTCCTTGATGACGTGATCGACTGCCCAGCCGAGACTTTCCACCTTGGGACGCAGGCGCAAGTCCTTCACGTAGGCGCGACGATTGGTGCGATGCACATCCCCGTCGTACTCCGAGCCGACACGAAATCGCTCCCAGCCCAAGTCGAGGATTCGCACCGCCTCCCAACCGTCCAGCACGGGGACCTGAGTTGTCGGACATGGCAGTCCGGCGTCGATGTACAGCAGCCGCAGCCGCGTCTCTTGCGGCGAGGCGGCTCCGCCGTCGACGAGGGGCAGCACCTCGCCCAACCGCTTCAGTCCGCGCACTCCGGGATATCGCATGGCGAGCATGAGCACGTCTTCGGTTGAGAACACCTGGTTGCGCATGAGGGCGTCCAGGCGAGCGACGGCTTCACCGCGCAGCAGATGCCGGCCCAAGTCGAACGCCGCACGGGCGCGCACGACGACCGGGATACCCGAGACGGTGGTGACTTCGTCGGGTGCGATCGATTCCTGGCGGATAACCAAGCCGGGTTGCGGCCGCGCATGCCGCGGCGATATCAGCTCGATGGCGGTGTCGGGGTCGACCCAGTTCGCGCCGTAAAGCCCGGATGCCGCCACGCCGGTGACCACCGCTTGGCGGCCGGTTGCCAACCATGCGGCTTTCGCCCGATCCCACAATGTGACGGTCGAGTCCTTGGGCATGTACACGCCGCGAAAAAGCGGCCGGTACCAGCGCGCCAGCTCACTCCTGGTGAGCTGGCCTTCCGTCAGCGCCTCACGTCCGATGAACACGGTCCGCTTGGCCATGGCGGGAGCATGTCATCGGGCGCCGACATTGTTCGGCCGCTTGGGAATCGATTTTCACCTTTCGTACCGCTGCACTCGATCTTCCGATGCAGAAGGTGAAATTCGAACGGGACAAACGATTGGCTCTAAAAGATTTGTATAGCTAACATATGTGTTATTGCGCCTGCGAGGCGCCCTTTGCTATTTGCTAGACGATTGCATACGAAACGAGATTTGCCCGTGACGACCGAGCTTGATCCCGCCCTGGCCGAGACCGACCGGCGCCGCCGCCGGATGGACCACGACCACCCGCACTACAAGTGGGTCGTCCTGTCCAACACCACGCTGGGCATCCTGCTCGCCGCCGTCAACGCGTCGATCGTCCTGATCTCGCTGCCCGCGATCTTCCGCGGTATCGGTCTCAACCCGCTCGCTCCCGGCAACGTCAGCTACCTGCTGTGGATGCTCATGGGCTATCTGGTGGTCACCGCGGTGCTGGTGGTGCCCTTCGGCCGGCTCGGTGACATGTACGGCCGAGTGCGGATCTACAACATCGGCTTCGTCGTGTTCACCCTGGCGGCCATCGCGCTGTCGTTCGATCCGTTCCACCTCGACGGCGGCGCCATCTGGCTGATCGCGTGGCGGGTGATCCAAGGCGTGGGCGGCGCGATGCTGATGTCCTCGTCGTCGGCCATCCTGACCGACGCCTTCCCCGCCAACCAGCGCGGCATGGCGCTCGGCGTCAACATGGTGGCGGCGGTCGCCGGCTCGTTCCTGGGTCTGCTCATCGGCGGTGTGCTCTCCGAAGTTCACTGGCAAGCGATCTTCTGGGTCGGCGTGCCGATCGGCGTCATCGGCACCATCTGGAGCGTGCGCTCGCTGAAAGAGCTGGGCGTGCGCAATCCCGGCCGCGTCGACTGGGCGGGCACCGTCACGTTCGGTGTCGGCCTGACCGTTCTGCTGATCGGCATCACCTACGGCATTCAGCCCTATGGCGATTCGACGACCGGATGGACGAGCCCGATGGTCCTCGGCTCGATCATCGGGGGCCTGCTCTTGCTGGTGGTGTTCTGCTTCATCGAGTTGCGGGTGCCGCAACCGATGGTCGACATCCGGCTGTTCCGCTCGGCGGCCTTCGGTATGGGCAATCTTGCCGGGCTGATGTCCTCGGTCGGTCGCGGTGGCTTGCAGTTCATGCTGATCATCTGGCTGCAGGGCATCTGGCTTCCGTTGCACGGCTACAGCTTCGAGTCGACCCCGCTGTGGGCGGGCATCTACCTGCTGCCTGCGACATTCGGCTTCTTGGCCGCCGCGCCGATCGCCGGATCGTTCGCCGACCGGTTCGGTGCCCGACCGTTCACCGTCGGTGGCATGCTGCTGATGGCCGTCACGTTCGTTGCGCTACTGCTGATTCCGGTCAATTTCAACTACTGGGTCTTCGCGGTGCTGGTGTTCCTCAATGGCGTCGGCGGCGGCATCTTCACCGCTCCCAACACCGCCGCCATCATGTCCAGCGTCCCCGCCTCGCAGCGCGGCGCCGCCTCGGGTGTGCGCTCGACGTTCTTCAATGCCGGCAACTCGCTGTCGATCGGCATCTTCTTCTCGCTGATGATCGTCGGGCTGGCCCACACCCTGCCCGCTGCGATGAGTGAAGGGCTTCAGGCTCAAGGAGTTTCGGCCTCCGTCGCCCACGATGTAGCCAACCTGCCACCGGTCGGCAGCCTGTTCGCGGCGTTCCTCGGCTACAACCCGATCGGCGAGCTCCTAGCGCCCTACAACGCCTTGCATCAGCCGGGCGTCAACACCGAAGTGCTGACCGGGCAGACGTTCTTCCCGAACCTGATCACCGAGCCGTTCCACTCCGGCCTGGTGGTGGTGTTCGGTGCGGCCGCGGTGATGATGGTGATCGGCGCGATCGCCTCGATGTTCAACCCGGGCCGCTACGGCGCCGAAGAGGTCACCGAAGACCAGGCGCCCGCGACGACGACGCGCGAGTAGCCGACGGCGGGACGCTGCCCTCGGCGACCCAGCGATGCAGTCGTCCCGCGGTGCGCCACATCGCGGCCTGCAATTCGGCCGGACCGACCTCGGCCTGAGCGCACGCGGTGAGACGGTCGGAGATCCTGGCCAAGGTCAATGCGCCCATCCGGGCGGTGCGGTCCCGGGAAGCTCGCATGCTCTGCGAGATCGCCTCCCGGAATTCGATGAGATCGCCGACCATCCGGGCTCCGCCGGCCGGCCGTTGCCGCCGATACTCTTCGATGAGCGCGTCGATACACGTCAACGCCTGATGCGCAGTGCTTTTCGGGATCGGGATGCTGAGGTCCGAACTCACCCGCTCAGCTCAGCACACCAGCTCGAACAGATCGTGACGCGCCGAGAACGGCTGCGAATCACGAATCCGAACGGCCGACCAAGATGAGGTCACGAAGCGCGAACGCCGGCACGGCGAGCGCATCGGACAGCGCAGCCGCATACGACCGGGCGATGGCGGGGCCGTCGCGTTGTTCGTCGAAATCACCGGTCAGATCCACGGCGACCCGGCAGCCGAACGTGTCGCCGGCCTCGACCACGCTGACGCCGAGTACTCCAGCGGGCATCGGCAGTTCTCTGGCGGCGGCACGCACGTGCTCGACCGTGGCTGACCAATCGACGTATACGGAAACAAACGACCCCATCGGAGACCATGGTGCGTCCGGTCACCCTTGGTCGCCACACGAATCGACGGATGTTCACCTGCCGGAAACCCGGCGACGACGGCCAGGTGGCTGGGTCGCGCCGCCGCGGATAGTCTCACTTGGCCTCCACATCAGCGCGGCCTTGGGTAGCTTCGAAAATCGTGCCCGCGCTGCCGAACCGCCAGATCCTCCTTCGCCGCCGCCCCTCGGGTCTGGTGCAACCCACCGACACCGAGCTGGTCACCACCGTCGCACCCGACCTCGCCGAGGGGGAGGCGCTGTTGCGCACCACCTATGTGGGCCTCGACGCCGCGGTCCGCACCTGGCTGGACGACCAGCCGAGCTACCTGCCGCCGGTGCAACTGGGTGAGGTCATCCGGGCCGCCGGCATCGGCGAGGTCGTCGAATCACGCTGCGAAGCCTTCGCGGTCGGCGACATCGTCACCACGCTGACCGGTTTCCAGGACTACGCGATCATCCGCGACGACCTGTTCAGTACGCCGATTCCGGGCGAGACCGACCAGCTGGCCATCATGAGTGTGTACGGACCGACCGGTGCCACCGCCTATTTCGGGATGACCGACATCGGCCGCCCGAAAGAGGGCGAGACGGTAGTGGTGTCGGCGGCGGCCGGTGCCACCGGTTCGGTGGCCGGGCAGATCGCCAAGATCGCCGGTGCCCGGGTGGTCGGCATCGCGGGTGGTCCCGACAAGTGCCGAGCCGTGGTCGAGGACTTCGGATTCGACGCCTGTATCGACTACAAGAACGACGACATCCCGGCCGCGCTGAAAGTGCACTGCCCCAAGGGAGTTGACGTGTACTTCGACAATGTCGGCGGCCCGATCCTCAACGCTGTGCTGGGCCGGCTGGCGCCCAAGGCCCGGGTGGTGTTGTGCGGTGTCATCTCCAGTTATCTGACCGGTGAGCATCCCGGCCCCGCCAACTACGTCAACCTGCTGGCGAAAACCGCGTCGATGCAGGGGTTCAACGCCCTGGACATGTGGGGTCGCTTCGACGAGGCCTTCGCCGATCTGCGCCGCTGGGAATCCGAGGGCAAGCTGGTGCACCGCGAGACCGTCTTCGACGGCCTGGAAAGCTGCGTCGACGCGCTCAACGGGCTGTTCACCGGCGCCAACATCGGCAAGATGCTGGTGAAGGTCAGCGAACCGTCCAGCTGACTCAGCGCCGCAGATCCACCAGCACCGGCGCGTGGTCGCTGGGGGAGGGATCGCCCTTCTTGCCGGGGCGGCGTTCGTCCTTGACGATCTCGGCATGCGTCACCCGTTCGGCCAATGCCGGTGAGCCGAGGATGAAGTCGATCCGCATGCCGCGGCGCTTCTGGAACGCGAGCTGGGTGTAGTCCCAGTAGGTGTAGACACCGGGGCCGGGCGTGAACGGGCGCACCACGTCGGTGAACTGGGTCTCGACGATGGCGTTGAACGCGTTGCGCTCCGGTTCCGACACGTGGGTGGCGCCGTCGAACACCGTGATGTCCCAGACGTCGTCGTCGGTCGGCGCGATGTTCCAATCGCCCACCAGGGCGATCGGTGCCTGTGGATCCTTCTGCAACCACGACTCAGCCGTATTGCGCAGTGCGGCAAGCCATTCCAGCTTGTACTGATAGTGCGGATCGGCCAGGGTGCGACCGTTGGGCACATACAGGCTCCAGACCCGTACGCCGCCGCAGGTGGCCGCCAGCGCGCGGGCCTCGGCCTTGGCGTCGTCGTCCTTGCCCCACGAGGGCTGGCCCTCGAAGCCCACCTGGACGTCGTCGAAGCCGACGCGGGAAGCGATCGCCACCCCGTTCCACTGGTTGAACCCACAGTGCACCACCTCGTAGCCGGCTTCGAGGAACGGCATGGTGGGGAACTGGTCATCGGAGCACTTGGTTTCCTGCATGGCCAGCACGTCGACGTCGCCGCGCTGCAGCCAGTCGGTGACCCGGTCCACCCTCGCGCGAATCGAATTCACGTTCCAAGTGGCCAGGCGTAAGACGTCGGCGGGCATGGCCTACAGCGTACGGGGGCTCAACGAGCGGGCATCGACGTAGCGGTGGTGATGGTGCAGTCGGAATCCGAGCTGGTGATACAGCAGGATCGCACCCGTGTTCTCGGTGAGAACCTGCACGTAAGCCCGGCTTGCACCGCGCTGCGCGCCCCAGTTGAGCAGGGCCTGGCACAGTCGTCGGGCATGCCCGCGCCTACGGTGCTCGGCGTTGACGTGCACCGCCGAGATACCCAGCCAGCGGGTGCCGTCCGGTGCGGTGGTCACCGCGCCACGCCCGACCGCGGCGTCGGCCAGGGCGGCGAACACGACCTCACCGTCCACGACCGCCGTCAGCACCTCGGCGGGCACGTCGCGTTCGTAGCAGGCCAGCCACGCCGCGTCGGGACGTTCGGTGAAGGTCACGGCCGGGTCAGCGGCGGCTTCGGTGAGATCGGTGACCATCACCCGGGTGTGCTTGATGCCGTCGGCCCGAATCGGCAGCAGCCGCTCCGGCAGCGCCAGCCACGGCTCCAGATTCCGCTGCGCGTACCAGTCGAGGATCGCAGGCAGCGACGCGATGGTCGATGAGAAGTCGAGTGGCACAGCCGAATTCGCACGGCTGGTGTAACCGCCCGCAGCCCGCAGCAACCAGCCCTCGTGCCACCTCTGCTCGGTTCCCGGCCAGGCGAGCGCTGCGGCATGTTCGAGAGCCCGGATCTCCGAGGTTCGCACGGGAACAACGCTGAGTTCGCGCACCGCGACGACGTCGGCGGGCGGGACCTCGACCACACCGTCGGACTTGGTGCGCACCACGATCAGCGGATCGGCGGCCTGCAGTTCGCCGATCACATCCGTCATCGGCGGGGTCGTGCCCGCGGGCAGGCGGTAGCGGATGCTCACCCGGCTGCCGACCGGCGGCAGGCTGGCCATCAGGTCAGTGACCGAACGGGTCGGGCACCTCACCGGGCGTCCACGACAGGCCGGGAACACCCCAGCCGTTCTTCTTCGCGGTCTTCTTCGCTGCCCGCGCATGCCGGCCGATCAGCTTGTCGACATAGAGGAACCCGTCGAGGTGGCCGGTCTCGTGCTGCAGCATGCGGGCGAACAGGTCGTGCCCCTCAAGGGTGACCGGGTTGCCGTCGGCGTCCAGACCGGTGACCCGGGCCCACTTCGCCCGGCCGCACGGGAACGATTCGCCGGGCACCGACAGGCATCCCTCGTCGTCGTTGTCGGGGTCCGGCATCGTCTCGGGAATCTCCGAGGTCTCCAGCACCGGATTGATCACCACGCCGCGGCGGCGGGTGGTCTTGCCGCGCTCGTCGGCGCAGTCGTAGACGAATAGCCGCTTGCCCACACCGATCTGGTTGGCCGCCAGCCCGACTCCGTTGGCCGCGTCCATCGTGTCGTACATATCCGTGATCAGATCGGCCAGATCCGCGGGCAGTGAACCGTCGTCGCCGACCGGCACTGGTTGGGTCGGTGTGTGCAGAACGGGATCACCCAGGATCACGATTGGTCTAACTGCCATGATCGGCAAGCTTAAGTCAGCCGACGCGCGGGCTTGGCTGCCGTCCCAACCGGCTCCACCGTGATTGAATGAGCGCCAAGCAACGGGACTTCTTCTTCAGGTCTTCGAAAGGGTCAGCAGATCGAAATGGACGGCGCCATGGCACGGGCCGAGCGGTCTAATGACGACGCCGATCTCCCCGACGGGTTGAGTCGCCGCGAATACGACGTCCTGGCGTTCGAGCGGCAGTGGTGGAAGTACGCCGGCGCCAAGGAAGAGGCCATCAAGGAACTCTTCTCGATGTCGGCCACCCGCTACTACCAGGTGCTCAACGCCCTGGTCGACCGCCCCGAGGCGCTGGCCGCTGATCCGATGCTGGTCAAGCGGCTGCGACGGCTGCGGGCGAGCCGGCAGAAGGCCCGCGCGGCCCGCCGCCTCGGCTTCGAGGTCCCCTGATTTTTCTCCGTAGGCGGCGCCCCTGGTTACAGTGGGCGCGATGAACGACCGCGTACCTGATTCCTCCGGGCTGCCGCTGCGCGCCATGGTCATGGTGCTGCTCTTCCTCGGCGTGATCTTCCTGCTGGTCGGTTTCCAGGCCATGGGCTCGGGCAATGACAGCAGCAGTGACGACACGGCGACGCGGACGGTCACCACCACGACGTCGAAGACATCGGCCGCGCCCGCGGCCAAGGCCGACGTGCGGGTGTTCAACGTCGGCGAAGGTGAAGGTGCGGCCGGGCGGATCGGTGACCGGCTGCGCGAGGCCGGCTGGAATGTCACCGAAACAAGCAACCTCCAGGTGCCGCCGCTGCCCGCCACGACCGTGTACTACGGCACGACCGACGGGGAGCAGGCCGCTGCCGAGTCGGTGGCCAAGGTGCTCAACGCGCCGGTGGCCCCGAGAATCCCGGAAATCGCCGAGCAGCCACCGGGCGTGATTGTTCTGGTGACCGGATAGGCTTCGGCTCATGGTCACCGTCAGCCCGCTGAGAACTGCCGCCGCCGTCCTGTTCGTCGCTCCCGTCGCCGTGTTGGGCGCGTGCAGCCCCAACGAACCGATCGCCTCGCAGCCCGGTACCCCGCCTGCGGTGTGGACCGGTTCCCCGGCGCCGGCCGCCGCGGGCGAAGACAGCCACGGCGCCGGCCATGGCCAGGAGGCCCAGGGCGCCCCGCAGGCATCGGCGTCCAGCGCCGACACCCTCACCGCGCAGATCAAGACCGCCGACGGCACCCAGGTCGCCGCGGCGACCTTCGAGTTCCAGGACGGCTTCGCGACCGTCACCGTGCAGACCACCGGCACGGGCAAACTGGCGCCGGGCTTCCACGGCATGCATCTGCATTCGTTCGCCAAGTGCGAGCCGAACTCCGTCGCACCGACCGGCGGCGCGCCCGGTGACTTCCTGTCCGCGGGTGGCCACTTCCAGGCCGGCGGCCACACCGGGCATCCCGCCAGTGGCGACCTGGCCTCGCTGCAGGTCCGCGAGGACGGTTCGGCGATGCTGGTGACCACGACCAACTCGTTCACCAAGCAGGACCTGCTGGGCGGCAACGGGACGGCGATCATCATCCACGCCGACGCCGACAACTTCGCCAACATCCCGCCGGAGCGCTACCAGCAGATCCAGGGCGGCGCACCCGGTCCGGACGAAGCCACGATGGCCACCGGCGATGCCGGCAAGCGGGTGGCGTGCGGTGTCATCGGCACCGGCTAAAAGTCCAGCGGAGAAGCCCGGCCGGATCGACTTCGCCGGTTCACCCCGGCCGACACTCGGCGTCGAATGGGAGTTCGCCCTGATCGATGCGACCACCCGCGACCTCAGCAATGAGGCGGCCGCGGTGATCGCCGATGTGGGCGAGAACCCGCACATCCATAAAGAGCTGCTGCGCAACACCATTGAGGTCGTCACCGGTGTGTGTGACACCGTCGACGAGGCCATGGTCGATCTCAAGGGGACGTTGCGCAGCGCGCGTGAGATCGTGCACGAACGCGGCATGGAGCTGTTCTGCGCGGGCACCCATCCGTTCGCGTCGTGGTCCACCCAGAAGTTGACCGACGCCCCGCGCTACGCCGAGTTGATCAAGCGGACCCAGTGGTGGGGACGGCAGATGCTGATCTGGGGTGTGCACGTGCACATCGGGGTGTCGTCGGCCCACAAGGTGATGCCGATCATCTCCTCGCTGCTCAATCAATATCCGCATCTGCTGGCGCTGTCGGCGTCGTCGCCGTTCTGGGCCGGCGATGACACCGGCTATGCGAGCAACCGGGCGATGATGTTCCAGCAGTTGCCGACGGCGGGCCTGCCGTTCCAGTTCCAGACCTGGCGGCAGTTCGAGCGGTTCGTGCACGACCAGAAGAAGACCGGCATCATCGATCACATCAACGAAGTGCGTTGGGACATCAGGCCGTCGCCG from the Mycolicibacterium crocinum genome contains:
- a CDS encoding N-acetylglutamate synthase, CG3035 family; translated protein: MASLPPVGSRVSIRYRLPAGTTPPMTDVIGELQAADPLIVVRTKSDGVVEVPPADVVAVRELSVVPVRTSEIRALEHAAALAWPGTEQRWHEGWLLRAAGGYTSRANSAVPLDFSSTIASLPAILDWYAQRNLEPWLALPERLLPIRADGIKHTRVMVTDLTEAAADPAVTFTERPDAAWLACYERDVPAEVLTAVVDGEVVFAALADAAVGRGAVTTAPDGTRWLGISAVHVNAEHRRRGHARRLCQALLNWGAQRGASRAYVQVLTENTGAILLYHQLGFRLHHHHRYVDARSLSPRTL
- a CDS encoding exodeoxyribonuclease III — encoded protein: MPADVLRLATWNVNSIRARVDRVTDWLQRGDVDVLAMQETKCSDDQFPTMPFLEAGYEVVHCGFNQWNGVAIASRVGFDDVQVGFEGQPSWGKDDDAKAEARALAATCGGVRVWSLYVPNGRTLADPHYQYKLEWLAALRNTAESWLQKDPQAPIALVGDWNIAPTDDDVWDITVFDGATHVSEPERNAFNAIVETQFTDVVRPFTPGPGVYTYWDYTQLAFQKRRGMRIDFILGSPALAERVTHAEIVKDERRPGKKGDPSPSDHAPVLVDLRR
- a CDS encoding MFS transporter, producing MDHDHPHYKWVVLSNTTLGILLAAVNASIVLISLPAIFRGIGLNPLAPGNVSYLLWMLMGYLVVTAVLVVPFGRLGDMYGRVRIYNIGFVVFTLAAIALSFDPFHLDGGAIWLIAWRVIQGVGGAMLMSSSSAILTDAFPANQRGMALGVNMVAAVAGSFLGLLIGGVLSEVHWQAIFWVGVPIGVIGTIWSVRSLKELGVRNPGRVDWAGTVTFGVGLTVLLIGITYGIQPYGDSTTGWTSPMVLGSIIGGLLLLVVFCFIELRVPQPMVDIRLFRSAAFGMGNLAGLMSSVGRGGLQFMLIIWLQGIWLPLHGYSFESTPLWAGIYLLPATFGFLAAAPIAGSFADRFGARPFTVGGMLLMAVTFVALLLIPVNFNYWVFAVLVFLNGVGGGIFTAPNTAAIMSSVPASQRGAASGVRSTFFNAGNSLSIGIFFSLMIVGLAHTLPAAMSEGLQAQGVSASVAHDVANLPPVGSLFAAFLGYNPIGELLAPYNALHQPGVNTEVLTGQTFFPNLITEPFHSGLVVVFGAAAVMMVIGAIASMFNPGRYGAEEVTEDQAPATTTRE
- a CDS encoding NADP-dependent oxidoreductase — translated: MPALPNRQILLRRRPSGLVQPTDTELVTTVAPDLAEGEALLRTTYVGLDAAVRTWLDDQPSYLPPVQLGEVIRAAGIGEVVESRCEAFAVGDIVTTLTGFQDYAIIRDDLFSTPIPGETDQLAIMSVYGPTGATAYFGMTDIGRPKEGETVVVSAAAGATGSVAGQIAKIAGARVVGIAGGPDKCRAVVEDFGFDACIDYKNDDIPAALKVHCPKGVDVYFDNVGGPILNAVLGRLAPKARVVLCGVISSYLTGEHPGPANYVNLLAKTASMQGFNALDMWGRFDEAFADLRRWESEGKLVHRETVFDGLESCVDALNGLFTGANIGKMLVKVSEPSS
- the thiC gene encoding phosphomethylpyrimidine synthase ThiC; translated protein: MTDVFVDPTVTTGPIAGSTKIYRDGVPFRRVNLTDGDHLDLYDTSGPYTDADAVIDLHAGLPARPGVVTDRGTQLQRARAGEITAEMAFIAAREGVSAELVRDEVARGRAVIPANHRHPESEPMIIGKAFAVKVNANIGNSAVTSSIAEEVDKMVWATRWGADTIMDLSTGADIHTTREWVLRNSPVPVGTVPMYQALEKVKGDPTLLTWEIYRDTVIEQCEQGVDYMTVHAGVLLRHIPLTVKRVTGIVSRGGSIMAAWCLAHHRESFLYTNFEELCTILARYDVTFSLGDGLRPGSIADANDDAQFAELATLGELTKVAKAAGVQVMIEGPGHVPMHKIVENVRLEEELCEEAPFYTLGPLATDIAPGYDHITSAIGAAIIAQAGTAMLCYVTPKEHLGLPNRKDVKDGVIAYKIAAHAADLAKGHPRAQERDDALSRARFDFRWHDQFALSLDPDTAREFHDETLPAEPAKTAHFCSMCGPKFCSMRITQDIRDAMATKSEEFAAHGNRVYIPLENSVP
- a CDS encoding DUF3263 domain-containing protein; protein product: MDGAMARAERSNDDADLPDGLSRREYDVLAFERQWWKYAGAKEEAIKELFSMSATRYYQVLNALVDRPEALAADPMLVKRLRRLRASRQKARAARRLGFEVP
- the sodC gene encoding superoxide dismutase[Cu-Zn] translates to MVTVSPLRTAAAVLFVAPVAVLGACSPNEPIASQPGTPPAVWTGSPAPAAAGEDSHGAGHGQEAQGAPQASASSADTLTAQIKTADGTQVAAATFEFQDGFATVTVQTTGTGKLAPGFHGMHLHSFAKCEPNSVAPTGGAPGDFLSAGGHFQAGGHTGHPASGDLASLQVREDGSAMLVTTTNSFTKQDLLGGNGTAIIIHADADNFANIPPERYQQIQGGAPGPDEATMATGDAGKRVACGVIGTG
- a CDS encoding peptide deformylase, with the translated sequence MAVRPIVILGDPVLHTPTQPVPVGDDGSLPADLADLITDMYDTMDAANGVGLAANQIGVGKRLFVYDCADERGKTTRRRGVVINPVLETSEIPETMPDPDNDDEGCLSVPGESFPCGRAKWARVTGLDADGNPVTLEGHDLFARMLQHETGHLDGFLYVDKLIGRHARAAKKTAKKNGWGVPGLSWTPGEVPDPFGH
- a CDS encoding glutamate--cysteine ligase translates to MSSAPAKSPAEKPGRIDFAGSPRPTLGVEWEFALIDATTRDLSNEAAAVIADVGENPHIHKELLRNTIEVVTGVCDTVDEAMVDLKGTLRSAREIVHERGMELFCAGTHPFASWSTQKLTDAPRYAELIKRTQWWGRQMLIWGVHVHIGVSSAHKVMPIISSLLNQYPHLLALSASSPFWAGDDTGYASNRAMMFQQLPTAGLPFQFQTWRQFERFVHDQKKTGIIDHINEVRWDIRPSPHLGTIEVRVFDGVSNLRELAALVALTHCLVVDLDRRLEAGEQLPVMPPWHVQENKWRAARYGLDAIIILDADSNERLVTEDLDDLLTRLQPVAESLHCADELAAVADIPRRGASYQRQHRVAEENGGDLHAVVDSLVGELDI
- a CDS encoding LytR C-terminal domain-containing protein, with product MNDRVPDSSGLPLRAMVMVLLFLGVIFLLVGFQAMGSGNDSSSDDTATRTVTTTTSKTSAAPAAKADVRVFNVGEGEGAAGRIGDRLREAGWNVTETSNLQVPPLPATTVYYGTTDGEQAAAESVAKVLNAPVAPRIPEIAEQPPGVIVLVTG
- the thiD gene encoding bifunctional hydroxymethylpyrimidine kinase/phosphomethylpyrimidine kinase produces the protein MNFLPLTPPGQTPPRVMTIAGSDSGGGAGIQADMRTFALLGVHSLVAVTAVTVQNSLGVKGFHEIPTDVIAGQIEAVVTDIGVQAAKTGMLASSQIIETVAGTWRDLGLAGTTPFVVDPVCASMHGDPLLHPSALETLRTELFPLASLVTPNLDEVRLLVGIDVVDEQTQRDAAKALHALGPQWALVKGGHLRGSTHSPDLLYDGTDFHEFDAPRVDTGHDHGAGDTLGAATACALAHGYSMPDAVAFGKAWVTECLRAAYPLGGGHGPVSALWRLQS